A portion of the Hydractinia symbiolongicarpus strain clone_291-10 chromosome 10, HSymV2.1, whole genome shotgun sequence genome contains these proteins:
- the LOC130612792 gene encoding basic proline-rich protein-like, with amino-acid sequence MFPLYKAPLQSNFHSFYYFVNAPHSIRKGRYHLYILFLLCRQNDGQSVHVRERRRRRVNPPPLPPQPPPAAAPPQDAVPDAPPPPPPPGALPAAPAPQPQTVPAAPAPQPEAVPAAAQAPAPSPPEVVPAPPAPQLEAAPTAPVLQDAPEAIPAAAPAAPALPQPAAAEQFHVTQVDTLKDFQAWIERTPLWFKRYLDAREDRIHALRLVLRLRMFCED; translated from the exons ATGTTTCCTTTATACAAGGCACCATTGCAAAGTAACTTTCACTCATTCTATTATTTCGTAAACGCACCGCACTCCATAAGAAAAGGAAGATATCATTTATATATCTTATTTCTACTTTGTAGACAAAATGATGGCCAGTCAGTCCATGTGAGAGAGCGTCGGAGGAGGAGAGTAAATCCGCCACCACTACCACCGCAGCCACCACCCGCAGCAGCACCACCACAAGACGCTGTACCAGATGCACCACCACCCCCACCACCACCAGGCGCTCTACCAGCTGCACCAGCACCACAACCGCAAACTGTACCAGCAGCACCAGCACCACAACCAGAAGCTGTACCAGCAGCAGCGCAAGCACCAGCACCATCACCACCAGAAGTTGTACCAGCCCCACCAGCACCACAATTGGAAGCCGCACCAACTGCACCAGTACTACAAGATGCACCGGAAGCAATACCGGCCGCAGCTCCAGCTGCACCAGCGCTACCACAACCCGCAGCAGCTGAGCAGTTTCATGTTACTCA GGTGGATACACTGAAAGACTTTCAGGCTTGGATTGAA CGCACCCCGTTATGGTTCAAAAGGTACCTGGATGCACGGGAGGATCGGATTCACGCATTGAGACTCGTGTTGAGACTAAGAATGTTTTGTGAGGATTAG